The bacterium genome includes a region encoding these proteins:
- a CDS encoding DUF4340 domain-containing protein, protein MKYRNTIIAIIIVILLGSYIYVFERKPIPEQEPGKPSEPFIAKYDPAAVVQFEIIQQDTTNIIRVERTKDNQWEMKLPVVAKADKFEVDSLINEFKELKPSRIIEGKELEMATYGLDSPAMSIRLTFNTVQRSTVNIYVGNKTPNDEDYYVRRENEPYKIYLLPAHSINQWKKEPIDLRDKKVFEFESNSIVQVNLKYPNTEFLCEKQKDEWWVIKPVRVKADRNKLNDILWKIQGLEVKQFIDESPNELRKYGLDKPQAEFKLQSPDGKIYLLSLGKIDAQSKAVYAKTADKSYIFSIETSAINELMVRSLTELRDRTVLTFDVDSITRIELQYPNKTIICNKEKRGWYIISPKTCKADASKIDELIWQINGITIKEFGETNPKNLARYGLSKPSLIIKLRTGNIELPTLSFGTIDHKSGLLYAQSSDKDFVFQLDASIFQELKVDETELQEQKSESKSQ, encoded by the coding sequence ATGAAATATCGAAACACCATCATTGCAATAATTATTGTAATTTTACTCGGTAGTTATATCTATGTTTTTGAACGAAAACCTATTCCGGAGCAGGAACCGGGTAAACCGAGCGAACCGTTTATTGCTAAATATGACCCAGCAGCAGTAGTGCAGTTTGAAATTATTCAGCAGGATACCACGAACATAATTCGAGTTGAACGGACAAAAGATAATCAATGGGAAATGAAATTGCCGGTTGTCGCAAAAGCAGATAAATTTGAAGTGGATAGTCTTATTAATGAATTCAAAGAGCTTAAACCATCACGAATTATTGAAGGAAAAGAATTGGAAATGGCAACGTATGGACTCGATAGTCCAGCAATGAGTATTAGACTAACATTCAATACCGTGCAACGTTCTACCGTAAATATCTATGTCGGGAATAAAACGCCGAATGATGAAGATTATTATGTTCGGCGGGAAAATGAACCTTACAAAATATATTTGCTTCCGGCTCATAGTATCAATCAGTGGAAAAAAGAACCGATAGATTTACGGGATAAAAAAGTATTCGAGTTTGAGTCGAATAGTATCGTTCAGGTTAACCTAAAATACCCGAATACTGAATTTCTCTGCGAAAAACAAAAAGATGAATGGTGGGTAATTAAACCAGTAAGAGTTAAAGCTGACCGGAATAAACTCAATGATATTCTCTGGAAAATTCAAGGATTGGAAGTTAAACAGTTTATTGATGAATCGCCGAACGAATTGCGCAAGTATGGATTAGATAAACCGCAAGCAGAGTTTAAATTGCAATCGCCGGATGGAAAAATATATTTACTATCGCTTGGGAAAATAGACGCGCAATCTAAGGCGGTGTATGCAAAAACAGCAGATAAATCGTATATATTTAGTATAGAAACATCTGCGATTAACGAGTTGATGGTTCGTTCACTAACCGAATTGCGTGATCGGACGGTTTTAACCTTTGATGTTGATAGTATCACGCGAATTGAATTGCAATACCCAAATAAAACTATTATCTGTAATAAGGAAAAAAGGGGATGGTATATAATCTCACCGAAAACATGCAAAGCGGATGCGTCGAAAATAGACGAGCTTATTTGGCAAATAAATGGTATAACTATTAAAGAGTTCGGGGAAACAAACCCGAAAAACCTTGCTCGATATGGATTAAGTAAACCTTCTCTCATCATCAAGTTGCGAACAGGTAATATAGAATTACCAACATTATCTTTTGGTACGATAGATCATAAATCTGGGTTACTGTATGCTCAGAGTAGTGATAAAGATTTTGTGTTTCAACTTGATGCCAGTATATTCCAAGAGCTAAAGGTTGATGAAACAGAGTTACAGGAACAGAAATCAGAGTCAAAATCTCAATAA
- the mnmA gene encoding tRNA 2-thiouridine(34) synthase MnmA has translation MRQRNKPKIAVAMSGGVDSSTAAALLKQSGYTVVGITMRLWSEASRCCGVGDIDDARRVCTQLDIPFYVMNYEQEFKLYVIDYFCREYVNGRTPNPCILCNQEIKFHFLLDKSAALGIEQLATGHYANIEYDSQKSRYLLKKGVDKAKDQSYALFSMKQEQLARIQFPLGKYTKPQTRKLARQFGLPVSDKPDSQEICFIPDNDYIRFIQKELALQPQEGYIVDLAGRKLGKHQGIYRYTIGQRSGLGISAGRPLYVVGIDAKKNEVIVGGAEDVYRDELVVDTLNWIAFDTLTEPIVAQVKIRYKHEPADAVITPNPRLANSVIVKFNQPQRAVTPGQAAVFYQDDIVLGGGWIR, from the coding sequence ATGAGGCAACGGAATAAACCGAAAATAGCTGTCGCTATGAGCGGCGGCGTGGATAGTAGCACGGCAGCAGCGCTCTTGAAACAGTCAGGGTATACCGTGGTTGGGATAACCATGCGACTCTGGTCTGAAGCTAGCCGATGTTGTGGAGTCGGCGATATCGATGATGCACGGCGTGTCTGCACGCAACTAGATATCCCGTTTTATGTGATGAATTATGAACAAGAATTTAAACTGTATGTTATTGATTATTTCTGCCGCGAATATGTTAACGGGCGGACTCCGAATCCATGCATTCTCTGTAATCAGGAAATAAAATTCCATTTTTTGCTGGATAAATCTGCAGCACTTGGGATAGAACAACTTGCCACCGGTCATTATGCGAATATCGAGTATGATTCCCAGAAATCGCGGTATCTACTCAAAAAAGGTGTTGATAAGGCAAAAGACCAATCCTATGCATTATTTTCAATGAAACAGGAGCAACTTGCACGGATTCAGTTTCCGCTGGGGAAATATACGAAACCGCAAACGAGGAAATTAGCGCGACAGTTCGGTCTTCCGGTATCTGATAAACCGGATAGTCAAGAAATCTGTTTTATCCCGGATAATGATTATATCCGATTCATTCAAAAAGAGTTAGCGTTGCAACCACAAGAAGGATACATTGTTGACCTTGCGGGGAGAAAACTGGGGAAACACCAGGGGATTTATCGGTATACCATCGGACAGCGAAGCGGGTTAGGAATCTCTGCCGGACGGCCATTATACGTCGTTGGCATAGATGCCAAGAAAAATGAAGTAATCGTTGGCGGGGCGGAGGATGTATATCGTGATGAACTGGTCGTAGATACCTTGAATTGGATAGCGTTCGATACGCTGACTGAACCGATTGTAGCGCAGGTTAAAATCCGATATAAACACGAACCTGCGGATGCGGTTATAACTCCGAATCCTAGACTTGCTAATTCCGTTATCGTTAAATTTAACCAACCGCAACGTGCGGTTACTCCCGGTCAAGCGGCAGTATTCTATCAAGACGATATTGTTCTCGGTGGTGGTTGGATTCGATGA